From the Prochlorococcus marinus str. AS9601 genome, the window TTAAACCTCTAGCTGTGGGGATATTAAATATATATGCACCAATATATAAAAATCGAAAAATAGGATGAATCAATGCTGCAATTATTGCAATATTAGAGTCAGTTAAACTAATCAAACAAAGAAGACATGCGGGTGCATGTAGAGAAATACTTTCCCAACAATTTTGATGACACCAAACTGCTCTTTTTCCAAAAGAAGGTAATTCATCGAATAAAGCCCTTGGAGCAGACATATTTTCAACAGAATATCCTGCTTTAACTCTCCCTATAGTTAATGGAATAATTGATAATAAAACAACACCAACTGACAGACAAAGGCTCCAGGCAAAAGCTACTTGCATATGATTTAAATAATATTATTAGCTTAATAATTGAAGCTCGTTATCGTGATAAATGAAAAATCATTACCATAGATAAAACTTTGCAAAAAATGCTGTAATTTATAAAAAAAATCATTTATGGATATTTCAAAGATAGTTTTAATTTTTGGCATAAGCTTACTAATATATTCTGCTTTTCTGTTTTTAGGCTTTTTTCTTAAGAATAAAAATCTAAAGGCACAGAATCTAAAAAAAGAAGAATAGATTATTAATGCCACGAAAATTTACTATTTTCACAATATTTTTATATCTTTTTGAATATATTTAATGGAAATAAAATTTGATCCAAATAATAATAAGGGATATTTGAAATTAAATAAGACAGTTGCTGGTATATGAAAAAATTTTATAAATTTCTTAAAAGTTTTCTATTTATATCACTATGGCTTATTTTATCCTCATTTTTAACCCAATATTGGAATACCTTTCATTGGGAATATGTTTATTTAAACTTCAGAATTATATTTGATAAAGAATTTTGGTTTGTTGTAGAAAAAATTCTTTTAGGATTTGATATAGGTTACTGGTTAGAAGAAGCACTAAAATTCTTAAGTTATGAAATACCTAAAGAATCATTTAAATATTTACCAATTTATTTCGCATTAAAGTCTATTTGGATAAAGAATTAATTTCTATTTTTAATAGATTTTAATAAATTCCTTGAAATTATTGAATAAAGTCGGTGAATTTATTTTTCTTAAAACAAATAAAGTTCCTTTATCACCTCTACAGATTCTAAGCTTATTGCTTAAATATGTTATCTCTAACCACCCTAATTGTTCATTATTTATTTCTTTCATAGCCTTAAAATTTTTTCTTCCAAATTTAGGGCCAATAACACCGGCATGTGTAAATTTGACCCCAATTTTTTTTTCATTTATGTAATTAAATCTTATTAAAATGCCAGTACCAATAATTGATTTTATTCCTCTAGGTTTAAGTAAATTAAGACCATTTAAATTTAAGGGGTCAAGAAATTGAAGGTTATCAATAAAAGGAGAATATTTTAAAAAAGGGCTATTAGAACTACTCCACCTAAGCTCCCAAACACCCTGCAAATCATTTCTATCTTTGGTAAAGGAAAAATTATGATCAATTTCAAGTTGTTCGGCAAAATTACGTATACTCTCTGAATTTGGAGATTTAAGAAGTAAATTTAATAAATCATTTTCGGTTTCCATTTAATAAACGTTGGAGTATATAGCTAAGGATAAATACTTACCTCCATGTGCTATATTCTACCCAGAATATGTTGATTTGATGACAAAGAGCTATTGGCTTAAGAAAATTTCAATTCCA encodes:
- a CDS encoding MAPEG family protein; amino-acid sequence: MQVAFAWSLCLSVGVVLLSIIPLTIGRVKAGYSVENMSAPRALFDELPSFGKRAVWCHQNCWESISLHAPACLLCLISLTDSNIAIIAALIHPIFRFLYIGAYIFNIPTARGLMWASGIFTTLLLYKEGLTQLI
- a CDS encoding PAP/fibrillin family protein, with amino-acid sequence METENDLLNLLLKSPNSESIRNFAEQLEIDHNFSFTKDRNDLQGVWELRWSSSNSPFLKYSPFIDNLQFLDPLNLNGLNLLKPRGIKSIIGTGILIRFNYINEKKIGVKFTHAGVIGPKFGRKNFKAMKEINNEQLGWLEITYLSNKLRICRGDKGTLFVLRKINSPTLFNNFKEFIKIY